A single Chryseobacterium sp. DNA region contains:
- a CDS encoding nucleoside-diphosphate sugar epimerase/dehydratase, which yields MKKLRDAFNALYNGDNIVKITKLRYIPRWLVIVIDILIILFSIFLSRLFLQNLDVEVNFPEYTLQKRFVVIGFNILFMYVFKTYAGIIRHSTFFDFFKIILASGSTLFSLLIVNYISEIILGKSLFLYPNLYLYFLISVSIMFFFRMVTKQFFSILVDIQGASSKVRVAVVGVGEASVAVARAIMHNPNYPYRLEGFLTGRSDSYRALLLGYKIYNKNHFFTDEKLIKQFDAVLLIKEIMSKQEIEEWMTLALDKGLRVLKAPTLSKMRDSDLVGGISQLQIEDLLNRKPIKIESEEVRKRHFDKNVLITGGAGSIGSEIVRQVSQFNPSLIVVLDQAESPLYELELELLEKFPDQNFKFILADISNKYRLEKVFEDHQFSMVYHAAAYKHVPLIEENPHEAIFVNILGTKNLALLSKKYKVNRFVMVSTDKAVNPTNVMGASKRAAELFVQSLQNTPGHPTKFITTRFGNVLGSNGSVIPHFRKQIEKGGPVTITHPDIIRYFMTIPEACELVLQAGTMGNGGEIYVFDMGEPVKILDLARRMIKLSGYTPDVDIQITFIGLRPGEKLYEELLSNNTVTIPTHHKKILISRDPSMGFEEVNILSKQIIMAAMKRDKLQVVKMLKTIVPEFISNNSEFEALDKEIAMDKEIIKNFIS from the coding sequence ATGAAAAAGTTGCGCGATGCTTTTAATGCTCTTTACAATGGAGATAACATTGTAAAAATTACGAAATTACGATATATACCACGATGGCTGGTTATTGTTATAGATATTTTAATTATTCTATTTTCCATTTTTCTTTCACGTTTATTCTTGCAAAATCTAGACGTTGAAGTTAATTTTCCGGAATATACGCTTCAGAAAAGATTCGTTGTTATAGGATTTAACATTCTGTTTATGTACGTTTTTAAAACGTACGCAGGAATTATCAGGCATTCTACTTTTTTTGATTTTTTCAAGATTATCCTGGCCTCAGGAAGTACACTTTTCAGCCTTTTAATAGTAAATTATATTTCGGAAATAATATTAGGAAAATCCTTGTTCCTGTATCCCAACCTCTATTTGTACTTTCTTATTTCTGTTTCCATTATGTTCTTTTTTAGAATGGTTACGAAACAGTTCTTTAGTATTCTTGTGGATATTCAGGGAGCTTCATCTAAAGTAAGAGTTGCTGTTGTAGGAGTAGGAGAAGCATCTGTTGCTGTAGCAAGAGCAATTATGCATAATCCAAACTATCCCTATAGACTGGAAGGATTCCTTACCGGTAGGTCAGATTCTTACAGGGCGCTGTTGTTGGGATATAAGATTTACAATAAAAATCATTTCTTTACAGATGAGAAACTGATCAAACAATTTGATGCTGTACTTCTCATCAAAGAGATTATGTCGAAACAAGAAATTGAAGAGTGGATGACTCTTGCCCTGGATAAGGGTTTAAGAGTTCTGAAAGCTCCTACGCTGAGTAAAATGCGGGACAGTGATCTGGTAGGCGGAATCAGTCAGCTTCAAATTGAAGATTTGTTGAATCGTAAGCCAATTAAAATAGAAAGTGAAGAGGTAAGAAAAAGACATTTTGATAAAAATGTTTTGATAACCGGAGGTGCCGGATCTATCGGTAGCGAAATTGTAAGACAGGTTTCCCAATTCAACCCTTCACTTATCGTCGTTCTTGATCAGGCAGAATCACCTTTATATGAACTTGAGCTTGAACTTCTCGAAAAATTCCCGGACCAGAACTTTAAATTTATATTAGCTGATATTTCCAATAAATACAGGTTGGAAAAGGTATTTGAGGATCATCAGTTTTCTATGGTATACCATGCTGCTGCTTATAAGCATGTGCCATTAATAGAAGAGAATCCTCATGAAGCTATTTTTGTCAATATTTTAGGAACAAAAAATCTGGCTTTATTATCTAAAAAATATAAAGTTAACCGATTTGTAATGGTTTCTACAGATAAAGCAGTAAACCCAACGAATGTGATGGGTGCATCCAAAAGAGCCGCTGAATTATTTGTACAGTCTTTACAGAATACTCCGGGGCACCCTACAAAATTTATTACTACACGTTTTGGAAATGTATTAGGATCAAACGGTTCAGTAATTCCTCATTTCAGAAAACAGATTGAAAAAGGAGGACCGGTAACGATTACACACCCTGATATTATTAGATACTTTATGACAATCCCTGAGGCTTGTGAGCTGGTACTTCAGGCCGGTACAATGGGAAATGGAGGTGAGATCTATGTGTTTGATATGGGAGAACCGGTTAAAATTCTTGACTTAGCAAGAAGAATGATTAAACTTTCAGGCTATACTCCGGATGTCGATATTCAAATTACTTTTATAGGCTTAAGACCCGGAGAAAAACTGTATGAAGAGCTTTTAAGCAATAATACAGTTACTATTCCTACTCATCATAAAAAAATTCTAATCTCAAGAGATCCATCAATGGGATTTGAAGAAGTGAACATTTTAAGCAAACAAATTATTATGGCTGCCATGAAAAGGGATAAGTTACAGGTTGTAAAAATGCTTAAAACAATTGTTCCTGAATTTATAAGCAATAATTCGGAATTTGAAGCTTTGGATAAGGAGATTGCTATGGACAAGGAGATTATTAAGAATTTTATATCTTAA
- a CDS encoding polysaccharide biosynthesis tyrosine autokinase has translation MQQIELQENEGTLDLRKIIGKYLSKWPWFVGSVLLCLIGAFIYLRYSVPQYQSTTTLKFDKKQSDLAGALADLDNLGLGLGNADELKSEIAVVNSRPILMKVVENLNLNVQYYNSGEIKDSELFAKIPIVAKVISYSDEKKFVTSEYIVKEVNGNNFTLEDKEKNLIKGNFDKTLKLNFGTVILQKVPGLNFHSKYKIVFWNPLEKVKKLQSKLQVNLPDQKAMLMDISIVGTVPDKSEAILNELTKQYNMDGLKDKNLQAQNTQEFIDKRLEVITHDLSGVENQKEDFQNRNRIVDLQAQAQLALQNTNDNTKVLLQQQTQLDLLNSLQAEASKGDNQLMPSNLGLNPSLEQAISQYNTLLISRNKTLKQATNENPAVIEMNKEIASLKDIVRDNIRQQKATIQASIAQINGQISTSTGMIEKVPGQSKIYRGIERQQNLKEQLFLFLLQKREENAINLSINVPKAKIVNPAYTNDIPVSPKKNIILLAAIVLGLLFPFLLFYLFFMWDDKIYSRNDITERTSLGVLADIPSLKDDQNHLVQKNDFSELAEAFRVLVSNLKFVLPSKDSAKVVMVTSSVKGEGKTLVSVNLALTLGNKNGRSLLIGSDIRNPQIQRYDNEPIKGKGLTEYLYDESINVEELIHTSDTNPNCDVIYAGSIPPNPQELLSNGRYQKLIDKMGGQYAYIVIDSAPLMLVSDTLNIADTADATLYVVRSGVSRNILIDFANGLVKESKLSNVSFVINDVSKNAGGYGYGYNYGYGYGYTSEKKKNWWQKLFKS, from the coding sequence ATGCAGCAGATAGAATTACAGGAAAATGAAGGAACGTTAGATTTAAGAAAGATTATTGGAAAATATCTAAGTAAGTGGCCCTGGTTTGTGGGATCCGTTTTACTTTGCTTAATAGGAGCTTTTATATATCTCAGATATTCTGTACCTCAATATCAATCAACGACAACTCTTAAATTTGATAAAAAACAATCGGATTTAGCGGGAGCATTAGCTGATCTTGATAATCTGGGATTAGGATTAGGGAATGCAGACGAATTAAAGAGTGAAATTGCAGTGGTGAATTCCAGACCCATTCTTATGAAGGTTGTAGAAAATCTTAATCTGAACGTACAATATTATAATTCGGGTGAAATTAAAGATTCTGAATTATTTGCAAAAATTCCCATTGTAGCTAAAGTCATTTCCTATAGCGATGAAAAAAAATTCGTTACTTCTGAATACATAGTGAAAGAAGTAAATGGAAATAATTTTACTTTGGAAGACAAAGAAAAAAATCTTATTAAAGGAAATTTCGATAAAACATTGAAGCTGAATTTTGGAACTGTTATACTACAAAAGGTCCCAGGATTAAACTTTCATTCAAAATATAAAATCGTTTTTTGGAATCCTTTAGAGAAAGTTAAAAAATTACAGTCGAAATTGCAGGTCAATCTGCCGGATCAGAAAGCTATGTTGATGGATATAAGCATAGTAGGGACTGTTCCTGATAAATCTGAGGCCATTCTTAATGAACTGACTAAGCAATATAATATGGATGGGCTTAAGGATAAGAATTTACAAGCTCAAAATACGCAGGAGTTTATCGATAAAAGATTGGAGGTGATCACTCATGATCTTTCCGGAGTAGAAAACCAGAAAGAAGATTTTCAGAACCGTAATCGCATTGTAGATTTGCAGGCACAGGCACAATTAGCACTTCAGAATACCAATGATAATACTAAGGTGCTTCTCCAGCAGCAAACCCAGCTGGATCTGCTGAATTCTCTTCAGGCAGAAGCCTCAAAAGGAGATAATCAGCTTATGCCTTCCAATCTGGGGCTTAATCCATCATTGGAGCAAGCTATCTCTCAATATAATACTCTTTTGATCAGTAGGAATAAGACATTAAAGCAGGCTACCAATGAAAACCCTGCTGTCATAGAAATGAATAAGGAGATTGCGTCACTAAAGGATATTGTTCGTGATAATATCCGCCAGCAAAAAGCAACAATCCAAGCTTCTATTGCCCAGATAAACGGACAGATCTCCACGAGTACAGGGATGATAGAAAAAGTTCCCGGCCAATCAAAGATTTATAGAGGAATAGAACGTCAACAAAATCTTAAGGAACAACTTTTTCTTTTCCTCTTGCAAAAAAGGGAAGAAAATGCAATTAATTTATCAATAAATGTTCCTAAAGCTAAAATTGTAAATCCTGCATATACTAACGATATTCCGGTTTCACCAAAGAAGAATATCATCCTGTTAGCGGCTATTGTATTGGGATTATTATTCCCCTTTCTATTATTTTATTTGTTTTTTATGTGGGACGATAAAATATATAGTCGTAATGATATCACAGAGCGTACTTCTTTAGGAGTATTGGCAGATATCCCATCATTAAAAGATGACCAGAATCACCTGGTACAGAAAAATGACTTTTCTGAACTGGCAGAAGCTTTCCGGGTGTTAGTATCCAATTTAAAATTTGTACTGCCTTCTAAGGACTCCGCCAAAGTTGTTATGGTAACTTCTTCAGTGAAAGGAGAAGGAAAGACATTGGTGTCTGTTAATTTGGCTTTAACATTAGGGAATAAGAACGGAAGATCATTGCTGATCGGTTCTGATATCAGAAATCCTCAGATTCAGAGATACGATAATGAACCCATCAAAGGTAAAGGTCTTACAGAATATCTGTATGATGAATCCATAAATGTAGAAGAACTTATTCATACGTCAGATACCAATCCTAATTGTGATGTGATCTATGCAGGAAGTATTCCACCTAATCCACAGGAACTTTTATCCAACGGCAGATATCAAAAGCTTATTGATAAAATGGGCGGCCAATATGCCTATATCGTTATAGATTCAGCACCTCTTATGCTGGTTTCGGATACTCTTAACATTGCAGATA
- the glyA gene encoding serine hydroxymethyltransferase, which translates to MDIIFDLIEKERQRQAHGLELIASENFVSENVMKAMGSVLTNKYAEGYPGKRYYGGCEVVDEVETLAINRAKELFGVDYVNVQPHSGSQANAAIYLAVLKPGDKIMGMDLSMGGHLTHGSAVNFSGIQYEVVSYGVEKETGLIDYNQMREVALRERPKMLIAGFSAYSRDLDYAKYREIADEIGATLWADIAHPAGLVAKGLLNSPFEHCHVVTTTTHKTLRGPRGGMIMMGKDFENTYGHKTPKGETKMMSQVLDGAVFPGIQGGPLEHVIAGKAVAFGEALDGQFETYAKQVRANAQALSKAMIDRGFDIVSGGTDNHLMLVDLRNKGVNGKETEKALVLADITCNKNMVPFDDKSPFTTSGIRLGTAAITTRGLKENDMDTIAGFISEVVNNIKNEDVLASVRNKVNELMEGKALFNY; encoded by the coding sequence ATGGATATTATTTTTGACCTGATTGAAAAGGAAAGACAAAGACAGGCCCATGGATTAGAGCTTATCGCATCAGAAAATTTTGTTTCTGAAAACGTGATGAAAGCAATGGGAAGTGTACTGACAAATAAATATGCTGAAGGATATCCCGGAAAAAGATATTACGGAGGATGTGAAGTAGTAGATGAGGTCGAAACACTAGCTATCAACAGGGCAAAAGAGCTTTTCGGAGTGGATTATGTAAATGTGCAGCCACATTCGGGTTCTCAGGCTAATGCTGCCATTTATCTTGCGGTTTTGAAACCTGGTGATAAAATTATGGGAATGGATCTTTCCATGGGCGGACACCTTACTCATGGTTCCGCAGTGAACTTTTCAGGAATTCAGTATGAGGTTGTTTCTTACGGAGTAGAAAAAGAAACAGGTCTTATTGATTATAACCAAATGAGAGAAGTCGCTTTAAGAGAAAGACCAAAAATGCTGATCGCTGGTTTCTCAGCTTATTCAAGAGATCTTGACTATGCAAAATACAGAGAAATCGCTGATGAGATCGGAGCTACTCTTTGGGCTGATATTGCCCACCCTGCAGGTTTAGTGGCTAAGGGATTATTAAATTCTCCATTTGAGCACTGCCATGTAGTGACTACCACCACCCACAAAACATTAAGAGGTCCTAGAGGAGGAATGATCATGATGGGTAAAGATTTCGAAAATACCTACGGTCACAAAACGCCTAAAGGAGAAACTAAAATGATGAGCCAGGTATTGGATGGAGCTGTATTCCCGGGGATCCAGGGTGGCCCGTTAGAGCATGTAATTGCGGGTAAAGCAGTGGCTTTCGGAGAAGCTTTGGATGGTCAGTTCGAGACCTATGCCAAACAGGTGAGAGCGAATGCTCAGGCGTTATCAAAAGCCATGATCGACAGAGGATTTGATATCGTAAGTGGAGGTACAGATAATCACCTGATGCTGGTAGATCTTAGAAATAAAGGAGTAAACGGTAAGGAAACTGAAAAAGCATTAGTACTTGCTGATATTACCTGTAACAAAAATATGGTTCCTTTCGATGATAAATCACCATTCACAACATCTGGTATCAGATTGGGAACGGCAGCGATTACCACAAGAGGGCTGAAAGAAAATGATATGGATACGATTGCAGGATTTATTTCTGAAGTAGTAAACAACATCAAAAACGAAGACGTGCTTGCCTCTGTAAGAAATAAAGTGAATGAATTAATGGAAGGTAAAGCACTATTCAATTATTAA
- a CDS encoding glycosyltransferase family 39 protein, with protein MKKSYWILFLFIIAKFILQYSLINPEYELQRDEYLHLDQGYHLAWGYLSVPPVSSWLAWLIRILGGSVFWVKFFPALFGALTIFVVWKIIEELNGDLFAKLLASFGILFSVLLRLNMLFQPNSLEVLLWTLFFYILIKYINTEKIKWLYWGGVVFGIGVLNKYNIAFLALGFIPALLITEQRKILKNKHVYGAALLSLLIVSPNLFWQYNHGFPVVHHMKELSERQLVNVDRWDFLKSQALFFIGVAFVIIAGLYALLFYRSFKNFRFFFWGYVMTLAVFIFFKAKDYYAIGLYPVYIAFGAVYLGFIFQNGWKRIFRPICILHPVILFIPLYNISFPNKSPEFIASHPERYRKFGLLRWEDGKDHSLPQDFADMQGWKELAQKVDREYSKLSKNGNTLVLCDNYGQAGAINYYSKLGIRAVSFNADYINWFDLNKKYKNVIRVKDYSEAGNELMETSPYFEISEISGAVTNPYAREKGAAIFSFKNAKIDINGRLQKEIDEEKW; from the coding sequence ATGAAGAAAAGCTATTGGATCCTCTTTCTTTTTATCATTGCAAAATTTATCCTTCAATATTCATTGATCAATCCTGAATATGAATTGCAGCGTGATGAATATTTGCATCTTGACCAGGGATATCATCTGGCTTGGGGATATCTGTCGGTACCCCCGGTAAGTTCATGGCTGGCCTGGCTTATCAGAATACTGGGAGGATCTGTATTTTGGGTTAAATTTTTTCCTGCCCTGTTCGGAGCATTAACAATTTTTGTGGTATGGAAAATTATTGAAGAGCTAAATGGAGACTTGTTTGCTAAGCTCTTAGCATCTTTTGGAATTTTATTTTCCGTCCTTCTCCGTTTAAATATGCTTTTTCAGCCCAATTCTTTGGAAGTGCTTTTATGGACTTTATTCTTTTATATCCTGATCAAATATATCAATACAGAAAAGATAAAGTGGCTGTATTGGGGAGGAGTGGTATTTGGAATCGGTGTGTTGAATAAATATAATATTGCATTCCTTGCACTCGGGTTCATTCCGGCACTCCTGATCACAGAACAAAGAAAGATTTTAAAAAATAAACATGTATATGGGGCTGCGCTGCTAAGTTTATTGATTGTTTCCCCTAATCTTTTCTGGCAGTATAATCACGGCTTTCCGGTTGTTCATCATATGAAAGAGCTCTCAGAAAGGCAGTTGGTCAATGTAGACCGGTGGGACTTTTTAAAGTCTCAGGCACTGTTCTTTATTGGAGTTGCCTTTGTTATTATAGCCGGTTTGTATGCTTTGCTGTTTTATCGTTCTTTTAAAAACTTCCGGTTTTTTTTCTGGGGATATGTAATGACTCTCGCAGTATTCATCTTTTTCAAGGCGAAAGATTATTACGCCATAGGTCTTTATCCTGTTTATATTGCTTTTGGAGCTGTTTACCTGGGTTTTATCTTTCAGAATGGATGGAAGAGGATTTTCAGGCCCATCTGTATCCTGCATCCTGTCATTTTGTTTATCCCTTTATACAATATTAGTTTTCCTAATAAGAGTCCTGAGTTTATCGCCAGCCATCCGGAACGGTATAGAAAATTTGGGTTACTCCGTTGGGAAGATGGAAAAGACCATTCCTTGCCTCAGGATTTTGCCGATATGCAGGGGTGGAAAGAATTGGCTCAAAAAGTGGATCGGGAATACTCCAAGCTTTCAAAAAATGGAAATACATTGGTTTTATGCGATAACTATGGCCAGGCGGGAGCCATCAACTATTATTCAAAACTGGGAATAAGGGCGGTTTCATTCAATGCGGATTATATCAATTGGTTCGATCTAAATAAAAAATATAAGAATGTTATCAGGGTTAAAGATTACTCAGAAGCAGGCAATGAGCTAATGGAGACAAGTCCTTATTTTGAAATTTCTGAAATTTCAGGCGCTGTCACCAATCCCTATGCAAGAGAAAAAGGCGCTGCGATTTTCAGTTTTAAAAATGCAAAAATCGATATTAACGGGAGACTTCAGAAGGAAATTGACGAAGAGAAGTGGTGA
- a CDS encoding NAD(P)/FAD-dependent oxidoreductase translates to MKSKTFDVIIIGGSYAGLSAGMALGRSLRNVLIIDNERPCNRQTPHSHNFITHDGKTPKEISEAAREQVKAYRTVEFYNGTAEKMSKDPEGFKVETSSNESFYAKKLILASGVKDLMPAIPGFAESWGISVIHCPYCHGYEVRNEVTGILADGDMAYEFSKLVFNLTKNLTLFTNGKTNLTSEQIQKLDQNKIRVNEDEVQSITHEHGYIREIIFKNGKTVPLKALYAKIPFEQNIDVSSDLGCELTEQGFIKVDFMQKTTVPGVFACGDNVTMMRSVANAVAQGNFAGAVANKELSEEDFEIGNF, encoded by the coding sequence ATGAAAAGTAAAACCTTTGATGTGATTATAATAGGAGGAAGCTATGCCGGTTTATCAGCAGGAATGGCTTTGGGGAGATCTTTGAGAAATGTGTTGATCATTGATAATGAAAGACCGTGTAACAGGCAGACTCCGCATTCACACAATTTTATTACTCATGACGGAAAGACGCCCAAAGAAATTTCAGAGGCGGCAAGAGAACAGGTGAAAGCATACCGTACCGTAGAGTTTTATAATGGAACTGCTGAAAAAATGAGCAAAGATCCTGAAGGTTTTAAAGTGGAGACCTCATCCAATGAAAGTTTCTATGCTAAAAAGCTTATTCTGGCCTCCGGAGTAAAAGATCTCATGCCGGCTATTCCCGGTTTTGCAGAATCCTGGGGGATTTCCGTCATACACTGCCCTTATTGCCACGGCTATGAAGTGAGGAATGAAGTAACAGGAATTCTGGCGGATGGTGATATGGCTTATGAATTCTCAAAACTGGTTTTCAATCTGACTAAAAATCTCACTTTGTTTACCAATGGAAAAACAAACCTTACCTCTGAACAAATCCAAAAATTGGATCAGAATAAAATTAGGGTCAATGAAGATGAAGTTCAAAGCATAACACATGAGCATGGTTATATTCGGGAAATTATTTTTAAAAACGGAAAGACAGTTCCATTGAAGGCCTTGTATGCCAAAATACCGTTTGAACAAAATATTGATGTCTCATCTGATCTCGGTTGTGAATTGACAGAGCAGGGGTTTATCAAGGTCGATTTTATGCAGAAAACTACGGTTCCCGGTGTTTTTGCCTGTGGTGATAATGTGACCATGATGAGGTCTGTAGCCAATGCCGTTGCTCAGGGGAATTTTGCCGGAGCAGTTGCTAATAAGGAGCTTTCGGAGGAAGATTTTGAAATCGGTAATTTTTAA
- a CDS encoding regulatory protein RecX, whose product MPMEKKSFTFDEIKQKLVNYCVYQDRCHAEVEQKMREFLLIEEAKEEIILYLLKENYLNEERFTRSYIRGKFYIKHWGKNKIRIHLKQKQISEKLINMCFDEIDENDYRKTITRIYDDYLSKQKGLQEYQKKSKTIKYLMGRGFEYEVILQVIE is encoded by the coding sequence ATGCCTATGGAAAAAAAGTCTTTTACTTTTGATGAGATTAAACAAAAACTGGTTAACTATTGTGTTTACCAGGACCGGTGTCATGCAGAAGTGGAACAGAAAATGAGGGAGTTCCTGCTTATTGAAGAAGCTAAGGAAGAGATCATATTGTATCTTTTGAAAGAGAATTACCTGAATGAAGAACGGTTTACACGAAGTTATATCCGGGGGAAGTTTTATATTAAACACTGGGGTAAAAATAAGATCAGAATACACCTTAAGCAAAAGCAAATCTCTGAAAAACTGATTAATATGTGTTTTGATGAGATTGATGAAAACGACTACAGGAAAACCATTACCAGAATTTACGATGATTATCTTTCTAAACAGAAAGGACTTCAGGAATATCAGAAAAAATCAAAAACTATAAAGTATTTGATGGGAAGAGGTTTTGAATATGAAGTAATTTTACAGGTAATTGAGTAA
- a CDS encoding polysaccharide biosynthesis/export family protein, protein MKKTIITYLILLSVILLSCKPKQNMVYMAQHNMEEEVAKAKFQGLHIQESDVLLILVSALDELAVKPFNLNTANRVGSEAPNGVNQYVQPSEYLVNEAGYINFPVLGDVYVKGMTQIQLKNDLESRLKRYLKDPLVTITLKNFNVSVLGEVKVPGQKESATQKLNIFQALSLAGDMTDFGDRTKVKLIRTADNGEDQVVNLDLSRSDIVNSPYYYMKQNDVLYVEPDRNKQVQANSNPNRALTFQIIASALGVATLIISLTR, encoded by the coding sequence ATGAAAAAAACAATTATTACATATCTTATACTGTTATCAGTGATCCTTTTATCCTGTAAGCCAAAACAGAATATGGTTTACATGGCACAGCATAATATGGAAGAGGAGGTTGCCAAAGCTAAATTTCAAGGACTGCATATTCAGGAAAGTGATGTACTCTTAATTTTAGTTTCTGCTCTGGATGAATTAGCGGTAAAACCTTTTAATCTAAATACGGCAAATCGTGTCGGTAGTGAAGCTCCAAATGGGGTTAACCAATATGTGCAGCCAAGTGAGTATTTGGTAAACGAAGCGGGATATATTAATTTTCCTGTATTAGGTGATGTATACGTTAAAGGAATGACTCAAATACAATTGAAAAACGATCTTGAGTCCCGTTTGAAGAGATACCTTAAGGATCCTTTGGTAACTATTACTCTAAAGAATTTTAATGTAAGTGTTTTAGGCGAAGTTAAAGTGCCGGGTCAAAAAGAAAGTGCTACACAGAAGCTTAATATTTTTCAGGCATTGAGTTTGGCAGGAGATATGACTGATTTTGGGGACCGAACAAAAGTAAAACTTATACGTACTGCAGATAACGGAGAAGATCAGGTTGTTAATTTAGACCTGTCAAGATCAGATATTGTCAATTCACCTTATTATTATATGAAACAGAATGATGTACTTTACGTAGAACCGGATAGAAACAAACAGGTTCAGGCCAATTCAAATCCTAACAGGGCTCTTACTTTTCAGATTATTGCTTCTGCATTGGGAGTTGCGACCCTTATCATTTCCCTAACCCGATAA
- a CDS encoding polysaccharide biosynthesis/export family protein — MSLKYLICGVISIILFSCTPRQEINYMKDIDNIALENSIKNSRVDFQPGDQLIISVSAKDMEVVKIFNQNYSSSSTVAQYSLPSSNNLPQASPVAGPTYTVDTNGDIIFPQIGQVSTKNENIETFRAKLSGLLKEYVKDPIVDVKLINFKVSVLGEVTKPGTYVVPDGNTTLLGALGLAGDLTAYGVRNNVLVVRNIDGQISKERIDLTSANFINSPYYYLKQNDVVYVQPNAVREKASRVDPNTGLYISVASVIASITVGILALIKN, encoded by the coding sequence ATGAGTTTGAAATATTTAATCTGCGGAGTTATAAGCATCATATTATTTTCTTGTACCCCAAGACAGGAGATCAATTACATGAAAGATATCGACAATATAGCTTTGGAGAATTCAATTAAAAATAGCAGGGTTGATTTTCAACCGGGTGATCAGTTAATAATTTCTGTTTCTGCAAAAGATATGGAAGTGGTAAAGATTTTTAACCAGAATTATTCTTCCAGCAGTACTGTGGCACAATACTCATTGCCAAGCAGTAATAATCTTCCTCAAGCTAGTCCTGTGGCGGGTCCTACTTATACAGTAGATACAAACGGAGATATTATATTTCCTCAGATCGGACAGGTAAGTACTAAAAACGAAAATATTGAAACATTCAGAGCTAAATTATCAGGTCTTCTCAAAGAGTACGTAAAGGATCCAATTGTTGATGTTAAGCTTATCAATTTTAAGGTTTCTGTTTTAGGAGAAGTTACTAAACCCGGAACTTATGTAGTGCCTGATGGCAATACAACATTATTAGGAGCTTTGGGACTTGCAGGAGATCTTACCGCTTATGGAGTAAGAAATAATGTTTTAGTGGTTCGAAATATAGACGGACAAATAAGTAAGGAAAGAATAGATCTGACAAGTGCTAATTTTATTAATTCTCCCTATTATTATCTGAAGCAGAATGATGTTGTTTATGTACAACCCAATGCTGTGAGAGAGAAAGCTTCCAGAGTAGATCCAAATACAGGATTATACATATCTGTTGCTTCAGTAATTGCTTCAATTACAGTGGGAATATTAGCTTTAATAAAGAATTAA